A portion of the uncultured Draconibacterium sp. genome contains these proteins:
- a CDS encoding glycosyl hydrolase produces MTRLFLILVLLCAISVSAQKPMPADKNATKETVNLYQNLFELKKQGLMFGHQDDLAYGEGWYGEEGRSDVKDVCGDYPAVYGWEIGHLELGDEYSLDSVNFNDIQTWVKTVYERGGINTISWHLRNPFTGGSSWDVSSKKAVKSILPGGEKHELFVSWLDELANFLNGLETDDGTKIPVLFRPFHEHTGSWFWWGRNLCSVDEYKALWRFTVNYLQNTKGIHHLLFTYSTDRFQTKAEYLERYPGDDIVDVLGFDLYDRGSYYKGTLKNCAEKVTKLAAEKGKVATVSETGGSIASNHNWWTEVLEILQPHELSYVLVWRNPFRPTDHGNFAPSKGSPDSENFIKFYNDQHTIFQKELTEKDIYQ; encoded by the coding sequence ATGACACGCCTATTTCTTATCCTGGTTTTGCTTTGCGCAATCTCTGTTTCTGCACAGAAACCAATGCCGGCTGACAAAAATGCAACAAAAGAAACCGTAAATCTTTATCAGAATCTTTTTGAATTGAAAAAGCAGGGACTGATGTTTGGGCATCAGGATGACCTGGCATATGGCGAAGGCTGGTATGGCGAGGAAGGCCGCTCGGATGTAAAAGATGTGTGTGGCGATTATCCTGCAGTTTATGGTTGGGAAATTGGTCACCTGGAGTTAGGTGATGAATACAGTCTTGATTCGGTTAATTTTAACGATATACAAACCTGGGTTAAAACCGTTTATGAACGAGGTGGAATTAATACAATAAGCTGGCATCTTCGAAATCCTTTTACGGGCGGATCATCCTGGGATGTGTCATCGAAAAAAGCAGTCAAGTCGATTTTACCGGGTGGCGAAAAACACGAATTATTTGTTAGCTGGCTAGATGAACTCGCTAACTTTTTAAATGGTTTAGAAACGGACGACGGTACAAAAATTCCGGTTCTTTTCCGACCGTTCCACGAACACACCGGAAGCTGGTTTTGGTGGGGACGAAATTTGTGCTCCGTTGACGAATACAAAGCCCTTTGGCGGTTTACGGTTAACTATTTGCAGAACACAAAAGGCATACATCATTTGTTGTTTACCTACTCAACCGATCGGTTTCAAACAAAAGCAGAATATCTGGAACGTTACCCGGGAGACGATATTGTTGATGTGCTGGGTTTCGACCTTTACGATCGGGGAAGTTACTATAAAGGTACTTTGAAAAACTGCGCCGAAAAAGTTACAAAGCTGGCGGCAGAAAAGGGGAAAGTAGCAACCGTTAGTGAAACCGGTGGATCAATTGCAAGCAATCACAATTGGTGGACAGAAGTGCTGGAAATTTTGCAGCCTCACGAGTTGTCGTATGTGTTGGTGTGGCGTAATCCGTTTCGACCAACTGATCATGGTAATTTTGCTCCGAGCAAAGGCAGTCCTGATTCCGAAAACTTCATTAAGTTCTATAACGATCAACACACAATTTTTCAAAAAGAATTGACCGAGAAGGATATTTATCAATAA
- a CDS encoding alpha-L-arabinofuranosidase C-terminal domain-containing protein, which translates to MNIPFKKIVLLWAVIAVVSFQSTFAQEATKITISKPEQAIEVSPNIYGQFIEYLRNSITGGIFQEGAELSDENGFRTDVLQKMKALNTPVLRYPGGTVTKIYHWEDGIGPRNERPARRNLIWGGVEDNHFGTDEYIKYCREIGAEPYIVVNMGTGTAEEAANWVEYCNGTGDTYYANLRRKYGTEEPYSVKLWSLGNEEAAREDAGRLYDPEKYAEESWYFAKLMKLTDPTIKFFVVADPFKYDWNDPVLASLSPIVDYVSLHWYVGNSPDDPYSIYKNITRFDASLTELGNYLQQFPAKVENFSQWYRFPPREGAIKISVDEWGIWDKTCGGQYNLDCEYTWKSALATASFLNVFHRQAVNVTMANWAQSANILGAILANDEGSVEQTVYYPLQYFRKYVGNRLMQVDVGNIPLIAEDQTVEALDISATYSNENDEVCVFVVNRSYEEQYINLDFTDTKTSAATLVEMTAPNENSRNAIGEESVVSINEKPVKKNGAIKLAPLSINIVVIR; encoded by the coding sequence ATGAATATTCCGTTTAAGAAAATCGTGCTGCTTTGGGCAGTAATTGCAGTAGTTTCATTTCAAAGCACTTTTGCGCAAGAGGCAACAAAAATTACCATCTCGAAACCGGAACAAGCGATTGAAGTATCGCCAAATATTTACGGGCAGTTTATCGAGTATTTGCGAAACAGTATAACCGGCGGAATATTTCAGGAAGGTGCGGAACTGTCGGATGAAAATGGATTTCGCACCGATGTGCTGCAAAAGATGAAGGCACTGAATACTCCGGTTTTGCGCTATCCGGGAGGTACAGTCACTAAAATTTATCATTGGGAAGATGGTATCGGACCACGTAATGAGCGTCCGGCACGCCGAAACCTGATTTGGGGTGGAGTAGAAGACAACCATTTTGGAACTGATGAATACATAAAGTATTGCCGCGAGATTGGTGCCGAGCCTTACATTGTGGTAAATATGGGAACGGGAACTGCCGAAGAGGCTGCCAACTGGGTGGAATACTGCAATGGAACCGGCGATACATATTACGCCAACCTTCGCAGAAAGTACGGAACGGAAGAACCTTATAGTGTAAAGTTATGGAGCCTTGGAAATGAAGAGGCTGCGCGAGAAGATGCCGGGCGTTTGTACGATCCGGAGAAATATGCCGAAGAATCGTGGTATTTTGCCAAACTGATGAAATTGACCGACCCGACCATCAAATTCTTTGTGGTGGCCGATCCGTTTAAATACGACTGGAACGATCCCGTTTTAGCTTCTTTATCGCCGATCGTGGATTACGTGTCGTTGCACTGGTACGTAGGAAACAGCCCCGATGATCCGTACTCTATTTATAAAAATATTACCCGCTTTGATGCAAGTTTAACTGAGCTGGGCAATTACCTTCAGCAGTTTCCTGCAAAGGTGGAGAATTTCTCTCAATGGTACCGCTTTCCGCCACGCGAGGGAGCCATAAAAATCTCGGTTGACGAATGGGGAATTTGGGATAAAACCTGTGGAGGACAATACAACTTAGATTGCGAATATACCTGGAAGAGCGCGCTGGCAACAGCTTCGTTTTTGAACGTTTTTCACCGGCAGGCTGTGAATGTAACAATGGCTAATTGGGCGCAATCAGCAAATATTCTGGGTGCAATTTTAGCCAACGATGAGGGTTCTGTGGAGCAAACGGTGTATTATCCGTTACAGTATTTTAGAAAGTATGTTGGTAATCGTTTGATGCAAGTTGATGTGGGGAATATACCGCTTATTGCCGAAGATCAGACCGTGGAAGCGTTGGATATATCTGCAACATATAGTAACGAAAATGATGAGGTTTGTGTTTTTGTTGTAAACCGCAGTTATGAGGAGCAGTACATTAACCTGGATTTTACTGATACGAAAACTTCGGCTGCTACACTTGTTGAAATGACAGCACCAAACGAAAACTCGCGCAATGCAATAGGAGAGGAGAGTGTGGTGTCTATCAACGAAAAACCGGTAAAAAAGAACGGAGCCATAAAACTGGCCCCGCTTTCAATAAATATTGTAGTCATTCGGTAA
- a CDS encoding AGE family epimerase/isomerase gives MDIIEELEILKEEMTLELENILEFWSMRTIDQKFGGFVGQIDQDGNVITGATKSAVLNTRLLWTFAAAYRVIGSEKLEQMATRAYDYLGNNFWDKEFGGLFWELDYKGEVVNARKQAYAQGFGVYALSEFYRATGNKESLELAKKLFSLIETNFRENQFGGYIEAQDREWKPLADMRLSEKDANLPKSMNTHLHILEPYTNLYRVWPDNELRERILHLLDIFQTKIVNHETGHFGLFFEMDWTPKSDIISFGHDIEGAWLLHEAAYEINATECLKAIQQTALKLVDATLKEGTASDGSLFYEKEGDHLDTDRHWWPQAEAMVGLMDAWEITDKNQYLTNIAEVWNYIKENVIDYENGEWFGRIDERGTAISTEDKVGFWKCPYHNTRAMIEMIARINNKIT, from the coding sequence ATGGACATAATAGAAGAACTCGAAATATTAAAGGAGGAAATGACTTTAGAATTGGAGAATATTCTCGAATTCTGGAGTATGCGAACAATCGATCAGAAGTTTGGAGGTTTTGTTGGACAAATAGATCAGGACGGAAATGTAATTACCGGAGCCACAAAAAGTGCGGTGTTGAATACCCGTTTGCTTTGGACTTTTGCTGCAGCTTACCGCGTAATCGGATCGGAGAAGCTGGAGCAAATGGCAACAAGAGCTTATGATTATCTGGGTAACAATTTTTGGGATAAGGAGTTTGGTGGATTGTTTTGGGAACTCGATTATAAAGGAGAAGTTGTAAATGCACGAAAACAAGCTTATGCACAGGGCTTTGGCGTGTATGCCTTGTCTGAATTTTACCGGGCAACCGGAAACAAGGAAAGTCTGGAGCTGGCTAAAAAACTTTTCAGTCTGATTGAAACAAATTTCCGCGAAAACCAATTCGGCGGATATATCGAAGCGCAGGACAGAGAATGGAAACCCTTGGCAGATATGCGATTAAGCGAAAAAGATGCCAACCTGCCCAAATCTATGAATACGCATTTGCACATTCTTGAACCATACACCAATCTTTACAGGGTTTGGCCTGATAATGAACTAAGAGAAAGAATTTTGCATCTGCTTGATATTTTTCAAACAAAAATTGTCAATCATGAAACGGGGCATTTCGGTTTGTTTTTCGAAATGGACTGGACACCCAAAAGTGATATTATTTCTTTCGGACACGATATTGAAGGAGCCTGGCTGTTGCATGAGGCAGCTTATGAAATTAATGCAACCGAATGCTTGAAAGCGATTCAGCAAACAGCCTTAAAATTGGTCGATGCAACTTTAAAAGAAGGTACTGCTTCAGATGGTTCTTTATTTTATGAAAAAGAAGGAGACCATTTGGATACCGACCGGCATTGGTGGCCGCAGGCCGAAGCTATGGTCGGATTAATGGACGCGTGGGAAATTACTGATAAAAATCAATATCTTACGAATATTGCAGAAGTATGGAATTACATAAAAGAAAATGTAATTGATTATGAAAACGGAGAGTGGTTTGGCAGGATAGATGAAAGAGGAACTGCTATTTCAACTGAGGATAAAGTAGGCTTTTGGAAATGTCCGTACCACAATACCCGGGCAATGATTGAAATGATTGCAAGAATTAACAACAAAATAACCTGA
- a CDS encoding response regulator, which yields MKKILAIDDNSINLELLSQIIKLYYPDYLFIGALSGQEGYEIAQKENPDLILLDIMMPDLDGYETCELLKQNNKTKQIPIIMVSALGRDSAERTKGLNVGADSFISKPFDQVELKAQINVALRIKSYQLQLKKLNSEITLVEEQERRRIAENLHDSLGQTLGLAFMNLSSIDIQKCQPEIKNTIQFTSKLLNKAIEESRRLTYDLSPPILYELGLVPAIKWKLERFEKETNIAANLITEKRKTDLSRENNIFLYRTIGELLTNTFKHAEATEVTVKQKTKNGMYYISVEDNGIGIDKSQLKQKTNNKGGFGLLSISERIENMNGTFKIASVENGSLAEIEIPYIEEQ from the coding sequence ATGAAAAAGATTCTTGCTATAGATGACAACAGCATCAACCTGGAGCTTCTATCACAAATCATAAAATTATATTACCCTGATTATTTATTTATTGGAGCACTAAGCGGGCAGGAAGGTTACGAAATTGCTCAGAAAGAAAATCCCGATTTAATACTGCTTGATATTATGATGCCAGATTTAGACGGCTATGAAACCTGTGAGCTCTTAAAACAAAACAACAAAACAAAACAGATACCTATTATTATGGTTTCGGCACTTGGTCGCGATAGTGCTGAACGGACAAAAGGATTGAATGTTGGAGCAGATTCTTTCATATCTAAACCGTTCGACCAGGTTGAGCTAAAAGCACAGATCAATGTTGCCCTACGAATAAAATCATATCAATTACAATTAAAAAAGCTCAATTCGGAAATAACGCTCGTTGAAGAACAGGAACGAAGACGTATTGCAGAAAATCTTCACGACAGTTTGGGGCAAACTCTGGGATTGGCTTTTATGAATTTATCTTCAATTGATATACAAAAATGCCAGCCTGAAATTAAAAACACTATTCAGTTTACATCGAAGCTGCTGAACAAAGCAATTGAAGAATCGCGGAGATTAACCTACGATTTAAGTCCGCCAATACTATACGAACTGGGTTTAGTACCGGCAATTAAATGGAAACTGGAGCGATTTGAGAAAGAAACAAATATTGCTGCCAATTTGATTACTGAAAAGAGAAAAACAGATCTTTCCCGTGAAAATAATATCTTTCTTTACAGAACAATTGGAGAGCTTTTAACCAATACATTTAAACATGCTGAAGCAACAGAAGTAACCGTTAAGCAGAAAACAAAAAACGGAATGTATTACATTTCGGTTGAAGACAATGGTATTGGAATTGATAAATCGCAATTAAAACAGAAAACAAACAACAAAGGTGGATTCGGGCTGTTGAGTATCAGCGAAAGAATAGAAAACATGAACGGAACTTTTAAAATAGCATCAGTTGAAAATGGTTCTTTAGCTGAAATAGAAATTCCGTATATTGAAGAACAATAA
- a CDS encoding glycosidase, translating to MNEIFNSRLKQIKADFKVLLEKKNEKLFSSNGIYNRYANPVLTREHVPLHWRFDLNEKTNPFLMERNGFNAAFNAGAIKFNGKHILAVRTEGNDRKSFFAIAESPNGVDNFRFWDRPITLPQTDDADTNVYDMRLTKHDDGWIYGVFCTERKDPEAPEGDTSSAVAAAGIARTKDLVEWERLPDLISTTGQQRNVVLFRHLIDGKYAFYTRPQDGFIDTGKGGGIGFGLSESIENAEVEEEVIVDAKTYHTIYEVKNGLGPAPIRTEHGWLQLAHGVRNTAAGLRYTLYMFMTDLEKPWIVTHKPHGHFIAPLKGERVGDVSNVVFSNGWIEDEDGTVFIYYASSDTRMHVATSTVEKLVDYCMNSPQDQLYSHKSVETINKLIDSNKDFMHLL from the coding sequence ATGAACGAAATATTTAACTCGAGATTAAAACAAATTAAGGCGGATTTTAAAGTGCTGCTTGAGAAGAAAAATGAGAAACTGTTTTCTTCAAACGGGATTTATAACCGTTACGCAAATCCGGTATTAACCCGCGAGCATGTTCCCTTGCACTGGCGGTTTGATTTGAATGAAAAAACCAACCCGTTTTTAATGGAGCGTAATGGTTTTAATGCTGCTTTTAATGCGGGAGCCATAAAATTTAACGGCAAACACATTTTGGCTGTTCGAACTGAAGGCAACGACCGGAAATCATTTTTTGCGATTGCTGAAAGTCCTAATGGAGTGGATAATTTCCGGTTTTGGGATCGCCCGATAACATTGCCGCAAACCGATGATGCGGACACGAACGTTTACGATATGCGACTTACAAAGCACGATGATGGCTGGATTTACGGCGTTTTCTGCACCGAGCGCAAAGATCCGGAAGCGCCTGAAGGGGATACATCGAGTGCAGTTGCCGCTGCCGGAATTGCCCGAACCAAAGATTTGGTGGAATGGGAGCGCCTGCCCGATTTGATATCGACAACGGGACAGCAACGAAATGTTGTTCTTTTCCGGCATTTAATTGATGGCAAATACGCCTTTTACACCCGTCCCCAAGATGGATTTATTGATACAGGGAAAGGCGGAGGTATTGGTTTTGGCTTGTCGGAATCCATCGAAAATGCTGAGGTTGAAGAAGAAGTAATTGTTGACGCAAAAACGTATCACACCATATACGAAGTAAAGAACGGACTTGGCCCGGCACCAATTAGAACAGAACATGGTTGGTTACAACTGGCGCACGGTGTTCGGAACACTGCTGCCGGGTTACGTTATACGCTTTACATGTTTATGACCGACCTGGAAAAACCATGGATTGTTACCCATAAACCGCACGGACATTTTATTGCTCCGCTAAAAGGCGAACGTGTTGGCGATGTGTCAAATGTTGTTTTCTCTAACGGATGGATTGAAGATGAGGATGGTACTGTATTTATTTACTACGCTTCGTCGGATACGCGCATGCACGTGGCTACATCAACCGTTGAGAAGTTGGTAGATTACTGCATGAACTCGCCACAAGATCAGCTGTATTCACACAAATCGGTAGAGACTATTAATAAGCTAATTGATTCGAATAAGGATTTTATGCATTTGCTTTAA
- a CDS encoding aldo/keto reductase → MKEKFNKENPRKEMKRREFIRVGASFAAGAGVVGLGSTKLFAANSNSVAQTTIENVTLNNGVQMPILGFGTLYLNDEKGAQCVADAISLGYRLIDTATIYGNEAAVGAGIKKSGINRKELFVTSKLWVDDSGYEKGKAAFQTSLDKLGLDYLDLYLIHRPRGDVKGSWKAMEELHKEGKIKAIGISNFEDHQIDELLEYATIKPAVNQIETHAFFQQSKARKSLLDYGVQMEAWSPFAQGRNELFTNQTLATIGKKYNKNNAQISLRWHYQRGIVAIPRSSQKAHMQENLNIFDFELSDTDMKTIAELDLNKTQFPEWE, encoded by the coding sequence ATGAAAGAAAAATTCAACAAAGAGAATCCCCGGAAAGAAATGAAACGCCGCGAGTTTATTCGGGTTGGTGCAAGTTTTGCCGCCGGTGCCGGCGTAGTAGGTTTGGGATCGACCAAACTTTTTGCGGCAAACAGTAATTCAGTGGCACAAACCACAATCGAGAACGTGACCTTAAACAACGGGGTGCAAATGCCAATTTTAGGTTTCGGCACCTTGTATTTAAACGATGAAAAAGGTGCACAATGTGTTGCCGATGCCATTTCGTTGGGTTACCGCTTGATTGATACGGCTACCATTTATGGCAACGAAGCAGCTGTTGGTGCCGGCATTAAAAAAAGCGGAATCAACAGGAAAGAACTGTTTGTAACATCGAAACTCTGGGTGGATGACTCGGGTTATGAAAAGGGCAAAGCTGCTTTCCAGACTTCGCTTGATAAACTGGGCCTCGATTATCTTGATCTGTATCTTATCCACAGGCCGCGCGGCGATGTTAAAGGTTCGTGGAAAGCCATGGAAGAGCTGCACAAAGAAGGCAAGATAAAAGCGATTGGCATTAGTAATTTTGAAGATCACCAGATTGATGAATTATTGGAATACGCCACAATAAAACCGGCTGTAAACCAGATTGAAACACATGCTTTCTTTCAGCAAAGTAAGGCACGAAAGTCGTTATTGGATTACGGTGTACAAATGGAAGCCTGGTCGCCGTTTGCACAAGGACGAAACGAATTGTTTACCAACCAAACGCTGGCTACCATTGGCAAAAAGTACAATAAAAACAATGCGCAGATAAGTTTAAGGTGGCATTATCAGCGCGGTATTGTTGCCATTCCTCGCTCATCTCAAAAGGCGCACATGCAGGAAAACCTTAATATTTTTGATTTCGAGCTTAGTGATACGGATATGAAAACCATTGCCGAGCTGGACTTAAATAAAACCCAGTTTCCGGAGTGGGAATAG
- a CDS encoding response regulator transcription factor, translating into MKIKVIVADDHQLFREGLINLLHSADNIEVIAQAENGQDAIDKVEAFKPDVLLVDIAMEKINGIEATRILKEKTPDIKIIAVSMHSDKQYVKGMLEAGADGYLLKNCTYRQLTDAVTSVHEGKKFLSEDITEIVINGYLNSRADENDSYSHLSDREKEIFLLFAEGKSTREIGDKLFISVKTVGTHKQNILEKLDLKTNSDIVKYALKKGLIQLD; encoded by the coding sequence ATGAAAATAAAGGTAATAGTAGCTGATGATCATCAGCTTTTCAGGGAAGGTTTAATAAACCTTTTGCATTCTGCCGACAATATTGAAGTTATTGCACAGGCGGAAAACGGACAAGATGCCATTGACAAAGTTGAGGCATTTAAACCCGATGTACTTCTGGTTGATATTGCAATGGAAAAAATTAACGGTATTGAAGCTACCCGGATTTTAAAAGAAAAAACACCGGATATTAAAATCATTGCCGTATCAATGCATTCCGACAAACAATATGTAAAAGGAATGCTGGAAGCCGGTGCCGACGGCTATCTCCTGAAAAATTGCACCTATCGCCAATTAACCGATGCGGTAACCTCTGTTCACGAAGGCAAAAAATTCTTGAGTGAAGATATTACCGAAATTGTTATTAACGGCTACTTAAATTCGCGTGCAGATGAAAACGATTCCTATTCTCATCTATCAGATCGGGAAAAGGAAATTTTTCTGCTTTTTGCCGAAGGAAAATCAACACGCGAAATTGGCGACAAACTATTTATAAGTGTAAAAACAGTTGGTACGCACAAGCAAAACATACTTGAAAAACTGGATCTGAAAACCAACTCCGATATTGTAAAATATGCACTGAAAAAAGGCCTTATCCAGTTGGATTAA
- a CDS encoding MFS transporter, translating to MTEKLHIKEKLGYGFGDFASSIFWKLFTMFLTIFYTDVVELTPAAVGTMLLLTRIWDSVNDPIMGMICDRTNTRRGKFRPYILYVAIPFAIIGVLTFTRFDFDDTGRLVYAYITYTLMMMVYTAINVPYSSLLGVMTPIPAERTTLASFRFIGAFAGGIFVTATAAHFIEFFQNRGANEAQGYQYSVAIYAIIVVLTFWLTYAWTKERVKPAKHEKTSIKRDLADLSKNIPWFVVLGACVFATIFSSLRDGSMMYYFKYFVKDQYIPGFGEVTWAKMASVYMTMWLAANMLGVVLAKPVSSKLGKKKTFIGAMILSAILSFSMYFLHAEQILVIYGLNLVVGITAGIIMPLIWAMYADVSDYSEWKNGRRATGLIFSSSTMSQKMGGALGGAITLWILAIYGFQANVDQTEMGLSGIKMTLSIYPGIAAAISALFLMGYKLNEKFMHKVTEELVQKRK from the coding sequence ATGACAGAGAAACTTCACATAAAAGAGAAACTGGGGTATGGATTTGGCGATTTTGCTTCCTCCATCTTTTGGAAGCTGTTTACCATGTTTCTCACTATTTTCTATACGGACGTAGTAGAGCTGACTCCGGCTGCAGTAGGAACAATGTTGTTGCTTACCCGAATTTGGGACAGTGTAAACGACCCGATTATGGGAATGATTTGCGATCGCACAAACACACGCAGAGGGAAATTCAGACCATACATTTTATATGTGGCTATTCCATTTGCGATTATCGGGGTTCTGACATTTACGCGATTCGATTTTGATGACACCGGACGTCTGGTTTACGCTTACATAACCTACACACTGATGATGATGGTGTATACGGCCATTAATGTGCCATACTCGTCGTTGTTAGGTGTTATGACGCCAATTCCTGCCGAACGAACAACGCTGGCTTCTTTCCGTTTTATCGGTGCTTTTGCCGGTGGTATTTTTGTTACTGCAACAGCAGCGCATTTTATCGAATTTTTCCAGAATCGCGGAGCGAACGAAGCTCAAGGTTATCAATACTCGGTAGCTATTTATGCCATTATTGTGGTACTAACATTTTGGTTGACGTACGCCTGGACAAAAGAACGGGTAAAACCTGCCAAACATGAAAAAACATCAATAAAAAGAGACCTGGCCGATTTGTCGAAAAACATACCATGGTTTGTGGTTTTGGGAGCTTGTGTTTTTGCCACAATTTTTTCGTCGTTGAGAGACGGATCGATGATGTATTATTTTAAATACTTCGTAAAAGACCAGTACATCCCGGGATTTGGAGAGGTAACCTGGGCAAAAATGGCCTCGGTTTATATGACAATGTGGCTGGCTGCAAATATGCTGGGTGTGGTGTTGGCAAAACCGGTATCGTCGAAATTGGGTAAGAAAAAAACCTTTATCGGGGCAATGATCCTTTCAGCAATTTTAAGCTTTTCGATGTACTTCTTACACGCCGAACAGATTCTTGTAATTTATGGGCTTAATTTAGTTGTGGGTATTACCGCCGGAATTATCATGCCTTTGATCTGGGCGATGTATGCCGATGTTTCTGATTATTCGGAATGGAAAAACGGGCGTCGTGCTACGGGTCTCATCTTTTCTTCGTCAACCATGTCGCAAAAAATGGGAGGTGCTTTGGGAGGCGCCATTACACTTTGGATTCTTGCAATTTATGGTTTTCAGGCAAATGTCGATCAAACCGAAATGGGACTTAGCGGAATTAAAATGACGCTGAGTATTTACCCGGGAATTGCAGCAGCAATTTCTGCTTTGTTTCTGATGGGCTATAAATTGAATGAGAAATTTATGCATAAGGTAACTGAAGAACTGGTTCAAAAACGAAAATAA
- a CDS encoding 4a-hydroxytetrahydrobiopterin dehydratase, translated as MSELKEKHCTPCKKETTPLNAEEIKHFMDKIDDGWKVVDNKKIQKSFSVNDFNEAIAFAQKIAVLADEEDHHPDLGVHYGSVDVELSTHNIGGLSPNDFILAAKIDAI; from the coding sequence ATGAGTGAATTAAAAGAAAAGCACTGCACACCGTGCAAAAAAGAAACAACTCCGTTAAATGCTGAAGAGATAAAGCATTTTATGGATAAAATAGATGACGGCTGGAAAGTAGTGGATAACAAGAAGATTCAGAAGAGTTTTTCTGTGAATGATTTTAACGAAGCCATTGCATTTGCCCAAAAAATTGCTGTTCTGGCAGATGAAGAAGATCACCACCCCGATTTGGGTGTTCACTATGGTTCGGTTGATGTAGAATTAAGTACGCACAACATTGGTGGCTTGTCGCCCAACGACTTTATTCTTGCTGCCAAAATCGATGCGATTTAA
- a CDS encoding saccharopine dehydrogenase C-terminal domain-containing protein, whose amino-acid sequence MKKRIIVLGAGLVGSTIAIDLSKNHEVTSVDYNQKALNKFADFQAINCVCEDLSQSENIKALVSGFDLVIGAVPGFMGYQTMKAVIEAGINMVDISFMPEDFLSLNSLAQKNKVCVVADCGVAPGMGNIILGYYNQKYSVKSYECLVGGLPVIRKWPYEYKAVFSPIDVIEEYTRPARYIKNYELIEKEALSDPELIEFEGIGTLESWNSDGLRSLTQTMKNVPDMIEKTLRYPGCIEYLRVLRESGFFSYDPVEVDGVKVRPIDVTAKLLFPKWQLKPGEEDFTIMRIVIKAIDKGEEKTFTYHLLDKFDRETQTISMARTTGYACTSVANLVLDGTFKAVGVHPPETIGAQSENLGYIFQYLKERGVIYKLSEQN is encoded by the coding sequence ATGAAAAAACGAATAATTGTTTTAGGCGCTGGTCTTGTAGGAAGCACAATTGCTATCGATTTATCAAAAAATCACGAGGTAACCAGTGTTGATTATAATCAGAAAGCCCTAAATAAATTTGCCGATTTTCAAGCGATTAATTGTGTTTGCGAAGATTTAAGCCAAAGTGAAAATATTAAAGCTTTGGTTTCAGGATTTGATTTGGTAATTGGTGCCGTTCCGGGTTTTATGGGCTACCAAACAATGAAAGCTGTAATTGAAGCCGGCATAAACATGGTTGATATTTCGTTTATGCCGGAGGATTTTTTGTCGTTAAACAGCCTGGCTCAAAAAAACAAGGTGTGTGTGGTTGCCGATTGCGGCGTTGCCCCTGGAATGGGGAACATTATTCTTGGTTACTACAACCAGAAATACTCCGTTAAATCATACGAATGTTTGGTTGGTGGATTACCTGTTATCCGCAAATGGCCCTACGAATATAAAGCGGTCTTTTCGCCTATTGACGTGATTGAAGAATATACACGCCCGGCTCGCTATATTAAAAACTACGAGTTGATTGAGAAAGAAGCACTTTCCGATCCGGAATTAATCGAATTTGAAGGAATTGGCACTCTTGAATCTTGGAACTCCGACGGATTGCGTTCGTTGACGCAAACCATGAAAAATGTTCCGGATATGATTGAAAAAACACTTCGCTATCCTGGCTGTATCGAATACCTGCGGGTGTTAAGAGAATCAGGATTTTTCTCCTATGATCCGGTTGAGGTTGATGGTGTTAAAGTGAGGCCAATTGATGTTACGGCCAAATTACTTTTCCCTAAATGGCAATTAAAACCCGGCGAGGAAGACTTTACAATTATGCGCATTGTTATTAAGGCAATTGACAAAGGAGAAGAAAAAACTTTTACCTACCACTTACTTGATAAATTCGACCGCGAAACACAAACCATTTCAATGGCACGAACAACTGGCTACGCTTGCACTTCTGTTGCAAATCTAGTGCTCGATGGCACATTTAAAGCTGTTGGTGTACATCCTCCGGAAACTATTGGAGCGCAGTCTGAAAATCTGGGTTACATCTTTCAATACCTGAAAGAACGTGGCGTTATCTACAAGCTTTCAGAACAGAATTAA